One part of the bacterium genome encodes these proteins:
- a CDS encoding Hsp20/alpha crystallin family protein, protein MTANLMPMNLATLLDTFFAPAGACSGSDPELWTAPRTEVYEGDKDYIIRMDLPGVNRQDLEIEIENDSLTVKARRELKDEEGYRTVRREQTGAISYRRSFDLVRQIDPEHVRAELENGVLSITLPKHAQALARRIEVK, encoded by the coding sequence ATGACCGCCAACCTGATGCCCATGAACCTCGCGACGCTGCTGGACACCTTCTTCGCGCCCGCGGGCGCCTGCTCCGGCTCCGATCCCGAGCTGTGGACCGCCCCGCGCACCGAGGTGTACGAGGGCGACAAGGACTACATCATCCGCATGGACCTGCCCGGGGTCAACCGCCAGGACCTCGAGATCGAGATCGAGAACGACTCGCTGACGGTCAAGGCCCGGCGCGAGCTGAAGGACGAGGAGGGCTACCGCACCGTGCGGCGCGAGCAGACCGGCGCCATCAGCTACCGGCGCTCCTTCGACCTGGTGCGCCAGATCGATCCCGAGCACGTCCGGGCCGAGCTCGAGAACGGCGTGCTCTCGATCACGCTGCCCAAGCACGCCCAGGCCCTGGCCCGGCGGATCGAAGTGAAGTGA